The proteins below are encoded in one region of Parvicella tangerina:
- a CDS encoding BadF/BadG/BcrA/BcrD ATPase family protein: MFKLIADSGSTKTDWVLTENGVVIKKVRTVGLNPYLNTKGAITTAIRTELLPSLSSAKIKGTREVEFYGAGCSNDEKKNVIASCIRSFFPLADVVVEHDLLGAAKAVCNNQPGIAAILGTGSNSCYFDGEKIVRNVISLGFILGDEGSGCYIGKQLIADFLNEEMPEELNEHLRNDMGLCKDQIFDNVYKKPRPNPYLASFTKWIDNYYDDFDYLHELIKRSFTDFFVKSILKYENHESIPINVVGSVGHRFRDELEEVAKRHSCNLGTVIKSPIDGLIK, encoded by the coding sequence ATGTTCAAACTAATTGCAGATAGCGGCTCTACGAAAACGGACTGGGTGTTAACCGAGAATGGTGTGGTCATCAAAAAAGTGAGGACAGTTGGCCTCAATCCTTATCTAAATACAAAGGGAGCTATTACAACAGCTATACGGACAGAGCTTTTGCCTTCTCTGTCTTCTGCTAAGATTAAAGGAACACGAGAGGTGGAGTTCTATGGAGCGGGTTGCAGTAATGATGAGAAAAAGAATGTTATCGCTAGCTGTATTAGAAGTTTTTTTCCGCTTGCAGATGTTGTAGTAGAACATGACTTATTGGGTGCTGCAAAAGCCGTTTGTAACAATCAGCCAGGTATTGCCGCAATTTTGGGTACGGGTTCAAATAGCTGTTATTTTGATGGCGAAAAGATCGTAAGAAATGTAATCTCTTTAGGATTTATCCTAGGGGATGAAGGGAGTGGATGCTATATCGGTAAGCAGTTGATTGCAGATTTTCTAAACGAAGAAATGCCTGAAGAACTCAACGAGCATTTGAGGAATGATATGGGGCTTTGCAAGGATCAAATTTTTGACAATGTTTATAAGAAACCTCGTCCCAATCCATACTTGGCATCATTTACCAAGTGGATTGATAACTATTATGATGACTTTGACTATTTGCATGAACTCATTAAAAGGTCGTTTACGGATTTCTTTGTAAAGAGCATTCTAAAGTATGAAAACCATGAGTCAATACCCATTAACGTTGTGGGTTCGGTAGGCCATAGGTTCAGAGATGAGCTTGAAGAAGTTGCCAAACGACACTCCTGTAATCTGGGAACAGTTATTAAGTCACCCATTGATGGATTAATAAAGTAA
- a CDS encoding DUF7793 family protein produces MNEELSSVDLRSARIELRPDGVLHIDIKLDQVFEIEDSIAIIEARTKLVNGKRTPIVYTCTEFVIPSKEVREFVASEKRSELVIADAFVVNSLPQKLVANLFIKINKPVRPTKVFSNFDEACEWAKTFIPML; encoded by the coding sequence GTGAATGAGGAACTGAGTAGCGTGGATTTGAGAAGTGCAAGGATTGAATTGAGACCAGATGGGGTTTTGCATATTGATATAAAATTAGATCAGGTTTTTGAGATAGAGGACTCCATTGCGATTATAGAGGCGAGGACTAAACTGGTAAATGGCAAGAGAACACCCATTGTGTATACATGCACTGAATTTGTTATCCCTTCTAAGGAGGTTCGGGAATTTGTGGCTTCAGAAAAAAGGTCTGAACTTGTCATTGCTGATGCCTTTGTGGTTAATTCGTTGCCTCAAAAGCTGGTAGCTAACCTCTTCATCAAAATAAACAAACCTGTAAGACCCACCAAAGTATTTTCTAACTTTGACGAGGCCTGTGAGTGGGCAAAAACCTTTATACCTATGTTATGA
- a CDS encoding PhnA domain-containing protein yields MKLEERLKERSNDQCELCSGTNALSVYMVPPYEDDSYDRHAYICSVCKEQIEDADKTAANHWRCLNDSMWSEVPAVKVLAYRMLMRLRPEGWPQDLLDMIYLTDEELAWAKSYGDGIADEDKVIHKDCNGAVLSAGDTVTLIKDLNVKGGGFTAKRGTAVRNITLDPENDQYIEGKVDGQKIVIITEYVKKQ; encoded by the coding sequence ATGAAATTAGAAGAAAGACTAAAAGAACGATCAAATGATCAATGTGAACTATGTTCTGGAACAAATGCGCTATCAGTGTATATGGTTCCTCCTTATGAGGACGATTCTTATGACAGACATGCTTATATCTGCTCCGTTTGTAAAGAACAGATTGAAGATGCAGATAAAACAGCGGCAAATCATTGGAGATGTCTTAACGATAGTATGTGGAGTGAGGTGCCTGCAGTAAAGGTGTTGGCGTACAGAATGCTAATGAGGTTGCGCCCTGAAGGGTGGCCACAAGATTTACTGGATATGATCTATTTAACGGATGAAGAGTTGGCTTGGGCAAAGTCGTATGGCGATGGAATTGCTGACGAGGACAAAGTAATTCATAAAGATTGTAATGGTGCAGTGTTGTCAGCTGGAGATACGGTTACCTTGATTAAGGACCTGAATGTTAAAGGCGGAGGGTTCACCGCCAAGAGAGGAACAGCTGTTCGAAACATAACGTTAGATCCGGAAAATGATCAGTATATCGAGGGGAAAGTAGATGGTCAGAAGATCGTGATCATTACAGAGTATGTAAAAAAGCAATAG